In Cervus canadensis isolate Bull #8, Minnesota chromosome 6, ASM1932006v1, whole genome shotgun sequence, one DNA window encodes the following:
- the LOC122444091 gene encoding olfactory receptor 4F15-like, producing the protein MDGVNDSVVSEFVLIGLSNSWKMHLFLFWFFFVFYMGIILGNLFIVFTVIIDSHLHSPMYFLLANLSLLDLGLSSTTVPKMISDLFTNCNIISFPKCMTQIFFIHVMGGAEMVLLIAMAFDRYTAICKPLHYLTIMSSKMCVSFVVVAWIVGIIHAVSQFVFVINLPFCGPNKVDSFYCDFPRVMKLACVDTYKLEFVIIANSGFISMATFFSLIISYIFILVTVWKRSSGDLSKAFVTLSAHITVVILFFMPCMFLYVWPFPTTSLDKYLFIVDFAITPILNPAIYTLRNKDMRIAMRRLGKRIVGSSRIS; encoded by the coding sequence ATGGATGGAGTAAATGACTCTGTGGTATCTGAATTTGTACTAATCGGACTTTCAAATTCATGGAAaatgcatctttttcttttttggttcttctttgttttctacaTGGGAATTATCCTGGGAAACCTCTTCATTGTGTTCACAGTAATTATTGACTCTCATTTACACTCCCCCATGTACTTCCTGTTGGCCAATCTCTCCCTACTTGATCTAGGTCTTTCCTCTACCACAGTACCCAAAATGATCTCCGATCTTTTCACTAACTGCAACatcatttcttttccaaaatgtatGACACAGATATTTTTCATTCATGTCATGGGTGGAGCTGAGATGGTACTGCTCATAGCCATGGCATTTGACAGGTATACTGCAATCTGTAAGCCTCTCCACTACCTGACAATTATGAGCTCCAAAATGTGTGTTTCCTTTGTAGTGGTTGCCTGGATAGTGGGGATAATCCATGCTGTATCTCAATTTGTTTTTGTCATAAACTTGCCCTTTTGTGGTCCCAATAAAGTAGACAGCTTTTACTGTGACTTTCCTCGGGTCATGAAACTTGCTTGTGTAGACACTTACAAGCTAGAGTTTGTAATTATTGCTAACAGTGGGTTTATATCCATGGCTACCTTCTTCTCTTTAATTATatcctacattttcattttggtCACTGTCTGGAAACGTTCTTCAGGAGATTTATCCAAAGCATTTGTCACATTGTCAGCTCACATCACTGtagtaattttgttttttatgccATGTATGTTTCTCTATGTGTGGCCTTTCCCTACAACATCACTGGATAAGTATTTGTTCATTGTTGACTTTGCCATCACCCCTATCTTGAATCCTGCCATTTATACATTGAGAAACAAAGACATGAGAATTGCCATGAGGAGACTGGGCAAACGGATTGTAGGTTCCAGTAGGATCTCATAA